One genomic segment of Vulgatibacter sp. includes these proteins:
- a CDS encoding sigma-54-dependent transcriptional regulator, which produces MARILVVDDERSMREMLEILLRKAGHSVVLEEDGPSACARVAEEEFDLVVSDLRIGRHSGIEVLERTKAVWPHTEVVIITAFAATENAVQAMKLGAYDYVIKPFKVDELLVVVGKALEKRAIVRENVSLKLQLGERTRVGGLLGKSVAMRELFSLVTRVAAARTTVLVTGESGVGKELVARAIHERSPRAEKEFVAVNCGAIPEGLIESELFGHERGAFTGANHAKPGLFEVAHGGTLFLDEIGELPLQVQVKLLRALQQRTIRSVGGVKDVEVDVRIVAATNRDLAEEVRAGRFREDLFYRLNVIGLKVPPLRERREDVLLLAEHFLRRFGEEQGRELHLSREAQAALLDYDFPGNVRELENLMERAATLSEQGLIDPDVYPAQVRGREGSAASVAAPMAGEGIPPQFDLQAWLDACERQMLEKALAQTGGNKTEAARVLGITFRSIRYRLAKLQMETPQGSTEAEPN; this is translated from the coding sequence ATGGCCCGGATCCTGGTCGTCGACGACGAACGATCGATGCGCGAGATGCTCGAGATCCTGCTGCGCAAGGCGGGCCACTCGGTGGTGCTCGAGGAGGACGGGCCGTCTGCGTGCGCCCGGGTCGCGGAGGAGGAGTTCGACCTCGTCGTCTCCGACCTGCGCATCGGCAGGCACTCCGGCATCGAGGTCCTCGAACGCACCAAAGCCGTGTGGCCGCACACCGAGGTGGTGATCATCACCGCCTTCGCTGCCACCGAGAACGCGGTGCAGGCGATGAAGCTCGGCGCCTATGACTACGTGATCAAGCCGTTCAAGGTGGACGAGCTGCTCGTCGTCGTCGGCAAGGCGCTCGAGAAGCGCGCCATCGTCCGGGAGAACGTGTCGCTCAAGCTGCAGCTCGGCGAGCGGACGCGGGTCGGCGGCCTGCTGGGCAAGAGTGTGGCGATGCGGGAGCTCTTCTCGCTCGTCACGCGGGTCGCCGCGGCGCGGACCACGGTGCTCGTCACCGGCGAGAGCGGCGTCGGCAAGGAGCTCGTCGCCAGGGCGATCCACGAGCGGAGCCCGCGGGCCGAGAAGGAGTTCGTCGCCGTCAACTGCGGCGCGATCCCCGAGGGGCTGATCGAGAGCGAGCTCTTCGGCCACGAGCGCGGCGCATTCACCGGCGCCAACCACGCCAAGCCCGGCCTCTTCGAGGTGGCGCACGGCGGCACGCTCTTCCTCGACGAAATCGGAGAGCTACCGCTGCAGGTGCAGGTGAAACTGCTGCGGGCCTTGCAGCAGCGCACCATCCGTAGCGTGGGCGGCGTCAAGGACGTCGAGGTCGACGTGCGCATCGTCGCCGCCACCAACCGTGACCTGGCGGAAGAGGTGAGGGCGGGGCGGTTCCGCGAGGATCTCTTCTACCGGTTGAACGTCATTGGCCTGAAGGTGCCACCGCTGCGCGAGCGCCGGGAGGACGTGCTGCTTCTCGCCGAGCACTTCCTGCGCCGCTTCGGCGAAGAGCAGGGGCGGGAACTCCACCTCTCGCGCGAGGCGCAGGCCGCCTTGCTCGACTATGACTTCCCGGGAAATGTGCGCGAACTCGAGAACCTGATGGAGCGGGCGGCGACGCTCTCCGAGCAGGGGCTCATCGATCCCGACGTCTATCCGGCGCAGGTTCGGGGCCGCGAGGGCTCCGCCGCGTCGGTGGCGGCGCCGATGGCAGGGGAGGGGATCCCGCCGCAGTTCGACCTGCAGGCGTGGCTCGACGCCTGCGAGCGGCAGATGCTCGAGAAGGCCCTGGCGCAGACCGGCGGAAACAAGACCGAAGCCGCCCGGGTCCTGGGGATCACCTTCCGCAGCATCCGCTATCGCCTCGCCAAGCTGCAGATGGAGACGCCGCAGGGCTCCACCGAGGCGGAGCCGAACTAG
- a CDS encoding tetratricopeptide repeat protein, whose product MNGAFRGLIAVLLLVGCGNAADRDADAGLERARAGDFEGAAVAFLRALEADETHPKALYNLGLLRGAQGDSRAAEALFARFVAAHPEDALGRFEHARALAQLDEPEPALQELQEAVRLGFSDHAALVAGDFEALRTEVPFVMLEVTVAQRSGTAPLSARAAAEQPNAAAPTPRIRPPRNQDENCAPTAATTLVPADPIP is encoded by the coding sequence ATGAACGGCGCCTTCCGCGGGCTGATCGCCGTGCTGCTGCTCGTCGGGTGCGGGAACGCAGCCGATCGGGACGCCGATGCGGGCCTCGAGCGGGCCCGCGCCGGCGATTTCGAGGGAGCTGCCGTTGCTTTCCTGCGAGCCTTGGAGGCGGACGAAACCCATCCGAAGGCGCTCTACAACCTCGGGCTGCTCCGGGGTGCACAGGGGGATTCCCGGGCAGCGGAGGCGCTGTTCGCGCGATTCGTCGCAGCCCACCCCGAAGATGCGCTCGGGCGCTTCGAGCATGCCCGCGCCCTGGCGCAGCTCGACGAGCCGGAGCCCGCACTGCAAGAGCTCCAGGAAGCGGTGCGACTCGGCTTCTCGGATCACGCCGCTCTGGTCGCCGGTGACTTCGAGGCGCTGCGAACCGAGGTACCCTTCGTGATGCTCGAGGTCACGGTGGCGCAGCGCAGCGGCACCGCGCCTCTGAGCGCGCGGGCCGCCGCCGAGCAGCCGAACGCAGCAGCCCCGACACCCCGAATCCGGCCGCCGCGCAACCAGGACGAGAACTGCGCCCCCACCGCCGCGACGACGCTCGTCCCTGCGGATCCAATCCCCTAG
- a CDS encoding type II secretion system protein J — protein sequence MGLLVNQRHPARGGSHVRTNRRSRPSGFTLLELMIAGAISLLVVMGGFVALNGVQSASARQQEADEVVGAARVALEVMARDIRTAGDSFGRLSGSCLGATTFTPTVWNCAAVLDPHPWRVSIARNAWVDAGDGSRFTSDDTPPAPTKAFTDDPENAVTFRFVPYEGWADPKAVGNNRNAVLGRIERVTNPFGFTLAGAAVPTTVAVLLDNVVLDDAMRFNPADPADIDHRYDYSLFMYQLLTRSGEFNGAAALVSRNTTAGDWFLTPPVNLFSRAVPAGYPNDAPNAPPYMPSGYTAQVVGLETTTAVTSPIVNTPVEGTPSANLSPTDATSQLRYLLDRNRIRTVRVAFKVAAPRERANVRDGFDLDNNPANGTAQLYSFETIVEIKPLSRFLVDG from the coding sequence GTGGGTCTCCTGGTCAATCAGCGACATCCTGCACGCGGGGGCAGCCACGTGAGAACCAACCGCCGCAGCAGGCCGAGCGGCTTCACGCTGCTCGAGCTGATGATTGCAGGCGCGATCTCCCTCCTCGTGGTCATGGGGGGCTTCGTCGCGCTCAACGGCGTCCAGAGCGCCTCCGCCCGCCAGCAGGAAGCCGACGAAGTGGTCGGCGCCGCCCGCGTGGCACTCGAGGTGATGGCCCGCGACATCCGCACCGCCGGCGACTCGTTCGGCAGGCTGTCGGGCTCCTGCCTGGGCGCAACGACCTTCACGCCCACGGTCTGGAACTGTGCGGCTGTCCTCGACCCGCATCCCTGGCGGGTGAGCATCGCGCGCAATGCCTGGGTGGATGCAGGCGACGGCAGCCGCTTCACCTCGGACGACACGCCGCCCGCCCCCACGAAGGCCTTCACGGACGATCCCGAGAACGCCGTCACCTTTCGCTTCGTCCCCTACGAGGGCTGGGCCGATCCGAAGGCGGTCGGCAACAACCGGAACGCGGTGCTGGGCCGGATCGAGCGGGTGACCAATCCCTTCGGCTTCACGCTGGCAGGCGCCGCGGTGCCCACCACGGTGGCCGTGCTGCTGGACAACGTGGTCCTCGACGATGCAATGCGGTTCAACCCGGCGGATCCCGCGGACATCGACCACCGTTACGACTATTCGCTGTTCATGTACCAGCTGCTCACCAGGAGCGGCGAGTTCAACGGCGCCGCGGCCCTTGTGAGCCGGAACACCACCGCTGGCGACTGGTTCCTGACCCCACCGGTCAACCTTTTCTCGCGTGCGGTTCCTGCGGGCTACCCGAACGATGCGCCGAACGCCCCGCCCTACATGCCGTCGGGCTATACCGCGCAGGTGGTCGGACTGGAGACAACGACGGCCGTGACCAGCCCGATTGTCAATACGCCGGTCGAGGGCACGCCGAGCGCGAATTTGTCGCCCACCGACGCCACCTCGCAGCTCCGCTACCTTCTCGATCGCAACCGCATTCGGACCGTCCGCGTCGCCTTCAAGGTAGCCGCTCCCCGTGAGCGGGCGAACGTGCGGGATGGCTTCGACTTGGACAACAACCCCGCCAACGGGACGGCGCAGCTCTACTCGTTCGAGACCATCGTCGAGATCAAGCCGCTCTCCCGCTTCCTCGTGGATGGCTAG
- a CDS encoding prepilin-type N-terminal cleavage/methylation domain-containing protein, with translation MKARGFSLIEVMVAMAVLAVGVAATLPMLKISIDRGTEARKQTTAQQLATEVLERLRTEIRFDAMAESNPAYVAADAWKFDVLPHEVAPAAPSATAACQPATLNDGFTYDYGPFPFQREGQTYLVCYELNVAGIQDARGNNRIGIPINSAEARIRVLWRGADGRWVSWSISDILHAGAAT, from the coding sequence ATGAAGGCACGAGGCTTCTCGCTCATCGAGGTGATGGTCGCGATGGCGGTGCTGGCGGTCGGCGTGGCGGCGACGCTGCCGATGCTCAAGATCTCGATCGATCGGGGCACGGAAGCGCGCAAACAGACCACGGCGCAACAGCTGGCGACCGAGGTGTTGGAGCGCCTGCGAACGGAGATTCGGTTCGACGCGATGGCGGAGAGCAACCCGGCCTACGTGGCGGCTGACGCTTGGAAGTTCGACGTGCTGCCGCACGAGGTTGCACCAGCGGCGCCCTCGGCGACCGCGGCATGCCAGCCGGCCACGTTGAACGACGGCTTCACGTACGACTACGGTCCCTTCCCCTTCCAGCGGGAGGGGCAGACCTATCTCGTCTGCTACGAGCTCAACGTGGCGGGTATTCAGGATGCCCGAGGGAACAACCGCATCGGCATCCCGATCAACTCGGCTGAGGCACGGATTCGTGTGCTCTGGCGCGGCGCGGATGGCAGGTGGGTCTCCTGGTCAATCAGCGACATCCTGCACGCGGGGGCAGCCACGTGA